Part of the Candidatus Caldatribacterium sp. genome is shown below.
GACGACGGCAAAAAAGTCCGCACCAACGCGATCGAGCTTGTTGACAAAGGCGATGCGGGGAACTCCGTACTTGTCTGCTTGATGCCATACAGTCTCGGATTGAGGCTCCACTCCTCCAACCCCACAGAACACGGCAATGGCCCCATCAAGTACCCGGAGACTCCGCTCCACCTCAACTGTAAAGTCCACGTGCCCTGGCGTATCGATGATGTTAATACGGCAATCCCGCCAGAAACAGGTTGTTACTGCAGAGCTTATCGTAATGCCTCGCTCCTGCTCCTGAGGAAGAAAGTCCATAGTCGCTGTTCCTTCGTGGACCTCTCCCATGCGGTGAATCTTCCCCGTGTAGTACAGAATGCGTTCCGTAACCGTTGTCTTCCCCGCATCAATATGCGCCATAATACCGATATTCCGTATCTGCGATATGGCGTAATCGCCAAAGCTTTGGCCATTCTGCTGTACTCTATTCATTGCCTTGCTCACGCCTTACTCCACACCCTCCCTTAGAACCACCGATAGTGGGCGAAAGCTTTATTCGCTTCGGCCATACGGTGCGTATCTTCGCGTTTCTTTACTGCCCCACCCGTGCCATTCGCTGCATCCATAATCTCCTGGGCGAGCTTTTCAATCATGCTCCGTCCCTGTCGCTCCCGGGCGTACTGCACAAGCCAGCGAAGACCAAGGCTCTTGCTCCGATCGGGACGAACCTCAATGGGAACCTGGTAGTTCGCTCCCCCGACACGGCGAGGACGAACCTCA
Proteins encoded:
- the rpsG gene encoding 30S ribosomal protein S7 gives rise to the protein MPRKGPVPKREIAPDPLYNNVDVAKLINKVMVDGKKSIAEKIVYGAFEIIREKTKRDPLEVFYQALNNVMPLVEVRPRRVGGANYQVPIEVRPDRSKSLGLRWLVQYARERQGRSMIEKLAQEIMDAANGTGGAVKKREDTHRMAEANKAFAHYRWF